In one Rattus rattus isolate New Zealand chromosome 16, Rrattus_CSIRO_v1, whole genome shotgun sequence genomic region, the following are encoded:
- the Rfc5 gene encoding replication factor C subunit 5 has translation MAAAPSQQRPPAARARNLPWVEKYRPQTLADLISHQDILSTIQKFISEDRLPHLLLYGPPGTGKTSTILACAKQLYKDKEFGSMVLELNASDDRGIDIVRGPILSFASTRTIFKRGFKLVILDEADAMTQDAQNALRRVIEKFTENTRFCLICNYLSKIIPALQSRCTRFRFGPLTPELMVPRLEHVVQEENVDISEDGMKALVTLSSGDMRRALNILQSTNMAFGKVTEETVYTCTGHPLKTDIANILDWMLNQDFTTAYKNIMELKTLKGLALHDILTEVHLFVHRVDFPSSVRMHLLTKMADIE, from the exons ATGGCGGCGGCGCCTTCGCAGCAGCGGCCCCCGGCGGCCCGGGCCCGGAACCTGCCCTG GGTTGAGAAGTACCGGCCACAGACTCTGGCCGATCTCATATCTCACCAGGACATCCTGAGTACCA TTCAGAAGTTCATCAGTGAAGACCGCCTGCCACACCTCCTTCTCTATGGCCCTCCAGGCACAGGAAAGACATCCACCATTCTGGCCTGTGCCAAGCAACTGTACAAAGATAAAGAATTCGGCTCCATGGTCTTGGAG CTGAATGCTTCCGACGACCGAGGGATCGATATCGTCCGGGGGCCAATCCTCAGCTTTGCCAGCACAAGGACAATCTTCAA GAGAGGGTTTAAGCTTGTGATCCTGGACGAAGCTGACGCCATGACTCAAGATGCCCAGAATGCCTTGAGACGAG TGATTGAGAAGTTCACGGAAAACACCAGGTTTTGCCTCATCTGTAACTACCTGTCCAAGATCATCCCTGCCTTGCAGTCACGGTGCACGAGGTTCCGATTTGGCCCTCTGACACCTGAGCTCATGGTTCCTCGGCTGGAACATGTGGTACAAGAAGAGAA CGTGGACATAAGTGAAGATGGAATGAAGGCCCTTGTCACTCTGTCCAGTGGGGACATGCGAAGGGCTTTGAACATTCTGCAG AGTACCAATATGGCCTTTGGGAAGGTGACAGAGGAGACTGTCTACACCTGCACCGGGCACCCACTCAAGACAGACATTGCCAACATTCTAGACTGGATGCTGAATCAAGACTTCACCACTGCCTACAAAA ATATCATGGAGCTGAAGACTCTGAAGGGCTTGGCACTGCACGACATCCTGACAGAGGTTCACTTGTTTGTGCACAGAG